The Glycine max cultivar Williams 82 chromosome 12, Glycine_max_v4.0, whole genome shotgun sequence genome window below encodes:
- the LOC100788114 gene encoding uncharacterized protein isoform X1 — protein sequence MEPRNPSPSPSPVRVLIRPPSSSSSSPSSSSDHPSPAPAPSLPRSSDGVVVVGFIARRHDDSAQLLNRVIDSNVFASGNLDTPLLVDDEEAREWFERRRISYFHDHDKGILFLQFSSTRCPVNHAAAAPSGFDSAVEEHEFGDLQGMLFMFSVCHVIIYIQEGSHFGTGILRNFRVLQAAKHAMAPFVRYQTMGPLPSRSHPSPSSQPVSSVNNSSPGRGGGNLGRNMSAISLMSGLGSYASLFPGQCIPVTLFVFIDDFSSLSNSSANGEESLDGSSLNQSSSLSSAAKENLPAKGSGSVVVLARPASRSEGGFRKKLQLSLEAQIRFLVKKCRTLSGSEITHSGVRTGGTSTSAPLFSLDASRTVVLLDRSSNQRGVSLEFASGLIDDVLNGKATSDSLLLESHSQSASKEDLISVKEFVYRQSDILRGRGGLINTSSGSAAGAGMVAVAAAAAAASAASGKTFTTPDLPNLEVWSSSSRHILSGVLCAKGGCLDEFEIIKRKPRPRNTVSSTVEGSSKSTNPFDVAVSWLQSGRGLNTKFSTLWCQRAIPAAKEIYLKDLPACYPTSQHEAHLDKALHAFRSMVKGPAVELFAKKLEEECTSIWKSERQLCDAVSLTGKPCMHQRHDVETSNSDLGAPPMPHSSGYSFLHACACGRSQQLCPDPFDFESSDASCFSDCDKLLPAVKLTEIEVAGPVQSSAWSLLRIGGSKYYESSKGLLQSGFCATEKFLLKWTIYLEKKKIPNGSTEGIVKQGSVIRAPKVEYIADAKKTDVRQAHHASQWKTKEHL from the exons ATGGAGCCACGAAACCCTTCTCCGTCGCCGTCACCGGTTCGAGTCCTCATTCGCCCTCCGTCGTCTTCGTCTTCGTCTCCGTCCTCCTCCTCCGACCATCCCTCTCCGGCACCGGCGCCGTCGCTCCCTCGCTCCTCCGACGGCGTGGTGGTCGTCGGCTTCATCGCACGGCGGCACGATGATTCCGCGCAGCTCCTCAACCGCGTCATCGACTCCAACGTCTTCGCCTCCGGCAACCTCGACACGCCGCTGCTCGTCGACGATGAGGAGGCGAGGGAGTGGTTCGAGCGGAGGAGAATCAGCTACTTTCACGACCACGACAAGGGGATTTTGTTCCTTCAGTTCTCTTCCACTCGCTGTCCGGTGAATCACGCCGCCGCCGCGCCGTCGGGATTCGATTCCGCCGTCGAAGAGCACGAGTTCGGCGACCTCCAGGGAATGCTTTTCATGTtctct GTTTGTCATGTTATCATATATATTCAGGAGGGGTCACATTTTGGTACTGGGATTTTAAGGAATTTTCGTGTGCTGCAAGCAGCCAAGCATGCTATGGCTCCCTTTGTTAGATACCAGACTATGGGGCCTTTACCGTCTAGATCGCATCCTTCACCGTCCTCCCAACCTGTTTCGTCGGTGAACAATTCTTCACCTGGTAGAGGTGGTGGTAACTTGGGTCGCAATATGTCGGCCATATCTCTCATGTCAGGTTTAGGTTCTTATGCTTCTTTGTTTCCAGGACAGTGCATACCTGTTACACTGTTTGTATTCATCGATGATTTCTCCAGTTTGTCGAATTCCAGTGCAAATGGGGAGGAATCTTTGGATGGCTCTTCGCTTAACCAGTCTTCTAGTTTGAGTAGTGCAGCCAAAGAAAACTTGCCTGCTAAAGGTTCTGGTTCGGTAGTTGTGCTGGCACGCCCTGCAAGTCGATCTGAAGGTGGATTTAGGAAGAAACTACAGTTGTCTCTTGAAGCACAAATTCGCTTTCTGGTTAAGAAATGTCGGACATTATCAGGTTCTGAAATAACTCATTCGGGTGTGAGAACTGGGGGTACCTCAACTTCTGCACCTTTGTTTTCACTTGATGCATCAAGGACAGTTGTCTTGTTGGATCGGTCTTCAAATCAAAGAGGTGTGTCTCTTGAGTTTGCCAGTGGACTTATTGATGATGTCTTAAATGGGAAAGCAACTTCAGATTCCCTTTTGCTTGAAAGCCACAGTCAAAGTGCGAGCAAAGAAGATTTAATATCAGTTAAGGAGTTTGTTTACAGGCAATCTGATATTTTGAGAGGGAGAGGGGGGCTAATTAATACCAGCAGTGGCTCAGCTGCAGGTGCTGGTATGGTTGCTGTAGCAGCAGCTGCAGCTGCTGCCTCAGCTGCATCTGGGAAAACATTTACTACTCCTGATCTTCCTAATCTTGAAGTTTGGTCATCTTCTAGTCGTCATATCTTGAGTGGAGTTCTCTGTGCAAAAGGTGGTTGTTTGgatgaatttgaaattatcaaAAGAAAACCTCGTCCAAGGAATACTGTTTCATCAACAGTGGAAGGATCTTCAAAGAGTACAAATCCTTTTGATGTTGCAGTATCTTGGTTACAAAGTGGTAGAGGGTTGAACACTAAATTCTCAACTTTGTGGTGCCAAAGAGCCATTCCAGCCGCAAAGGAGATTTATTTGAAAGATTTGCCTGCTTGTTATCCTACTTCACAACATGAAGCCCATTTAGATAAGGCTTTGCATGCATTTCGCTCAATGGTAAAAGGACCAGCAGTGGAACTATTTGCAAAAAAGTTGGAAGAGGAATGCACTTCCATATGGAAATCAGAAAGGCAACTATGTGATGCTGTTAGTTTGACAGGAAAACCATGCATGCACCAAAGGCATGATGTTGAAACCAGTAATTCAGACTTGGGAGCCCCGCCCATGCCACATTCAAGTGGCTATTCTTTCCTTCATGCTTGTGCTTGTGGTCGTTCCCAGCAGTTATGTCCTGATCCCTTTGATTTTGAATCATCTGATGCTAGTTGCTTCTCTGACTGTGATAAGCTACTTCCTGCAGTCAAATTAACAGAAATAGAAGTTGCAGGACCTGTTCAATCTTCTGCTTGGAGTTTGCTTCGTATTGGGGGTTCAAAATACTATGAATCTTCTAAAGGCCTACTTCAAAGTGGATTTTGTGCCACTGAGAAATTTCTTTTGAAATGGACTATATAcctagagaaaaagaaaataccaAATGGTTCTACAGAGGGTATAGTGAAGCAAGGTTCTGTAATTAGGGCACCGAAGGTTGAATATATTGCAGATGcaaagaaaactgatgttagaCAAGCCCACCATGCTTCGCAGTGGAAGACCAAGGAACATCTTTAG
- the LOC100788114 gene encoding uncharacterized protein isoform X2: MQVCHVIIYIQEGSHFGTGILRNFRVLQAAKHAMAPFVRYQTMGPLPSRSHPSPSSQPVSSVNNSSPGRGGGNLGRNMSAISLMSGLGSYASLFPGQCIPVTLFVFIDDFSSLSNSSANGEESLDGSSLNQSSSLSSAAKENLPAKGSGSVVVLARPASRSEGGFRKKLQLSLEAQIRFLVKKCRTLSGSEITHSGVRTGGTSTSAPLFSLDASRTVVLLDRSSNQRGVSLEFASGLIDDVLNGKATSDSLLLESHSQSASKEDLISVKEFVYRQSDILRGRGGLINTSSGSAAGAGMVAVAAAAAAASAASGKTFTTPDLPNLEVWSSSSRHILSGVLCAKGGCLDEFEIIKRKPRPRNTVSSTVEGSSKSTNPFDVAVSWLQSGRGLNTKFSTLWCQRAIPAAKEIYLKDLPACYPTSQHEAHLDKALHAFRSMVKGPAVELFAKKLEEECTSIWKSERQLCDAVSLTGKPCMHQRHDVETSNSDLGAPPMPHSSGYSFLHACACGRSQQLCPDPFDFESSDASCFSDCDKLLPAVKLTEIEVAGPVQSSAWSLLRIGGSKYYESSKGLLQSGFCATEKFLLKWTIYLEKKKIPNGSTEGIVKQGSVIRAPKVEYIADAKKTDVRQAHHASQWKTKEHL; this comes from the coding sequence ATGCAGGTTTGTCATGTTATCATATATATTCAGGAGGGGTCACATTTTGGTACTGGGATTTTAAGGAATTTTCGTGTGCTGCAAGCAGCCAAGCATGCTATGGCTCCCTTTGTTAGATACCAGACTATGGGGCCTTTACCGTCTAGATCGCATCCTTCACCGTCCTCCCAACCTGTTTCGTCGGTGAACAATTCTTCACCTGGTAGAGGTGGTGGTAACTTGGGTCGCAATATGTCGGCCATATCTCTCATGTCAGGTTTAGGTTCTTATGCTTCTTTGTTTCCAGGACAGTGCATACCTGTTACACTGTTTGTATTCATCGATGATTTCTCCAGTTTGTCGAATTCCAGTGCAAATGGGGAGGAATCTTTGGATGGCTCTTCGCTTAACCAGTCTTCTAGTTTGAGTAGTGCAGCCAAAGAAAACTTGCCTGCTAAAGGTTCTGGTTCGGTAGTTGTGCTGGCACGCCCTGCAAGTCGATCTGAAGGTGGATTTAGGAAGAAACTACAGTTGTCTCTTGAAGCACAAATTCGCTTTCTGGTTAAGAAATGTCGGACATTATCAGGTTCTGAAATAACTCATTCGGGTGTGAGAACTGGGGGTACCTCAACTTCTGCACCTTTGTTTTCACTTGATGCATCAAGGACAGTTGTCTTGTTGGATCGGTCTTCAAATCAAAGAGGTGTGTCTCTTGAGTTTGCCAGTGGACTTATTGATGATGTCTTAAATGGGAAAGCAACTTCAGATTCCCTTTTGCTTGAAAGCCACAGTCAAAGTGCGAGCAAAGAAGATTTAATATCAGTTAAGGAGTTTGTTTACAGGCAATCTGATATTTTGAGAGGGAGAGGGGGGCTAATTAATACCAGCAGTGGCTCAGCTGCAGGTGCTGGTATGGTTGCTGTAGCAGCAGCTGCAGCTGCTGCCTCAGCTGCATCTGGGAAAACATTTACTACTCCTGATCTTCCTAATCTTGAAGTTTGGTCATCTTCTAGTCGTCATATCTTGAGTGGAGTTCTCTGTGCAAAAGGTGGTTGTTTGgatgaatttgaaattatcaaAAGAAAACCTCGTCCAAGGAATACTGTTTCATCAACAGTGGAAGGATCTTCAAAGAGTACAAATCCTTTTGATGTTGCAGTATCTTGGTTACAAAGTGGTAGAGGGTTGAACACTAAATTCTCAACTTTGTGGTGCCAAAGAGCCATTCCAGCCGCAAAGGAGATTTATTTGAAAGATTTGCCTGCTTGTTATCCTACTTCACAACATGAAGCCCATTTAGATAAGGCTTTGCATGCATTTCGCTCAATGGTAAAAGGACCAGCAGTGGAACTATTTGCAAAAAAGTTGGAAGAGGAATGCACTTCCATATGGAAATCAGAAAGGCAACTATGTGATGCTGTTAGTTTGACAGGAAAACCATGCATGCACCAAAGGCATGATGTTGAAACCAGTAATTCAGACTTGGGAGCCCCGCCCATGCCACATTCAAGTGGCTATTCTTTCCTTCATGCTTGTGCTTGTGGTCGTTCCCAGCAGTTATGTCCTGATCCCTTTGATTTTGAATCATCTGATGCTAGTTGCTTCTCTGACTGTGATAAGCTACTTCCTGCAGTCAAATTAACAGAAATAGAAGTTGCAGGACCTGTTCAATCTTCTGCTTGGAGTTTGCTTCGTATTGGGGGTTCAAAATACTATGAATCTTCTAAAGGCCTACTTCAAAGTGGATTTTGTGCCACTGAGAAATTTCTTTTGAAATGGACTATATAcctagagaaaaagaaaataccaAATGGTTCTACAGAGGGTATAGTGAAGCAAGGTTCTGTAATTAGGGCACCGAAGGTTGAATATATTGCAGATGcaaagaaaactgatgttagaCAAGCCCACCATGCTTCGCAGTGGAAGACCAAGGAACATCTTTAG